Proteins encoded within one genomic window of Solibaculum mannosilyticum:
- a CDS encoding 4Fe-4S dicluster domain-containing protein: MQSEMIRRAKELLSDGTVNRVIGWKAGEFDYDITPAVFTCPEQLDDGFLYNDFCQANVSKYLIKESRKEGKILAFLKPCDTYSFNQLIKEHRIWRDNVYVIGVPCDGKVDVDTVKQKGLQGILSMQCDGQTVTAQTLYGEEKFDKADAMSDRCLNCKSKKHVAYDELMGDEGEVLDSHRFDMVEKIEAMSSEERFNFWRGELSRCIRCNACRNVCPACTCEKCVFDNDASGIAQKAAADSFEENMFHIIRAFHVASRCTDCGECSRVCPQNIPLHLLNRKFIKDINEFYGEYQAGEDTTTRPPLQAYTTGDVEPSIVYQKGGNN, translated from the coding sequence ATGCAAAGTGAAATGATCCGCCGGGCCAAAGAGCTTCTCAGTGACGGCACCGTCAACCGGGTCATCGGCTGGAAAGCGGGCGAGTTCGATTACGACATCACCCCCGCTGTATTCACCTGCCCCGAACAGCTGGACGACGGCTTCCTTTACAACGATTTCTGTCAGGCAAACGTCTCCAAATACCTCATCAAGGAATCCCGCAAAGAGGGCAAGATCTTAGCTTTCCTCAAGCCCTGCGACACCTATAGCTTTAATCAGCTCATCAAAGAACACCGCATCTGGCGGGACAACGTCTATGTCATCGGCGTGCCCTGCGACGGCAAGGTGGATGTGGATACCGTCAAGCAGAAGGGCCTCCAGGGTATCCTGAGCATGCAGTGCGACGGTCAGACCGTCACCGCTCAGACCCTCTACGGCGAGGAAAAGTTCGACAAAGCCGACGCCATGTCCGACCGCTGCCTCAACTGCAAGAGCAAAAAACACGTGGCCTACGACGAGCTCATGGGCGACGAAGGCGAGGTTTTGGATTCCCATCGGTTCGATATGGTGGAGAAGATCGAAGCCATGTCCTCGGAGGAACGCTTCAACTTCTGGCGCGGGGAACTGTCCCGCTGCATCCGCTGCAACGCCTGCCGCAACGTCTGCCCGGCCTGCACCTGCGAAAAGTGCGTGTTTGACAACGACGCTTCGGGCATCGCCCAGAAGGCGGCGGCCGACTCCTTTGAGGAGAATATGTTCCACATCATCCGCGCCTTCCACGTGGCCAGCCGCTGCACCGACTGCGGTGAATGTTCCCGCGTCTGCCCCCAGAACATCCCGTTACACCTGCTCAACCGCAAGTTTATCAAGGACATCAACGAATTCTACGGCGAATACCAGGCCGGTGAGGATACCACCACCAGACCTCCGCTCCAGGCCTACACCACTGGGGACGTGGAACCCAGCATTGTGTATCAAAAAGGGGGTAACAACTGA
- a CDS encoding 4Fe-4S dicluster domain-containing protein, translating to MLSLAIAKLNDFFAALAARETLYLPVDNDAGQAQYKKWAEGDTLSEALNTVRSAKDFFFPQTENLVDFKVEGKKIEVIDPRSESEDFVVFGVRACDARSFTILDKVFLADPVDSYYKSRREHGTIITMACTKPEETCFCTLFDIDATNPEGDIRSWMTNDRVYFEAVTEKGTALLDSMKGLLGDSDDSAVESQKAETKKILERLPFGKLKMDEFKGENLLELFDSPKWAGLSEACLGCGTCTFVCPTCQCYDIRDFDTGHGIKRFRCWDSCMYSDFTRMAHGNPRLTQLERFRQRFMHKLVYFPSNNDGEYGCVGCGRCLAKCPIHMNIVKVIKTLGVEQ from the coding sequence ATGTTATCGCTTGCCATCGCAAAACTAAACGATTTCTTCGCCGCCCTGGCTGCCAGAGAAACCCTTTACCTGCCGGTGGACAACGATGCCGGCCAGGCTCAATATAAGAAGTGGGCCGAGGGCGATACCCTCAGCGAAGCCCTCAACACCGTCCGCAGCGCCAAAGACTTCTTCTTCCCCCAGACCGAGAACCTTGTGGACTTCAAGGTGGAAGGTAAAAAAATTGAGGTCATCGATCCCCGCAGCGAATCGGAGGATTTTGTGGTGTTCGGCGTGCGCGCCTGCGACGCCCGCAGCTTTACCATCCTGGACAAGGTCTTTTTGGCCGATCCGGTGGACAGTTATTATAAGTCCCGCCGGGAACACGGCACCATCATCACCATGGCCTGCACCAAGCCGGAGGAAACCTGCTTCTGCACCCTGTTTGACATCGACGCCACCAATCCGGAAGGGGATATCCGCTCCTGGATGACCAATGATCGGGTCTACTTTGAGGCCGTCACCGAAAAGGGCACCGCCCTTCTGGATTCCATGAAGGGTCTGCTGGGTGACAGCGATGATTCGGCTGTGGAATCCCAGAAGGCCGAGACCAAGAAGATTCTGGAAAGACTTCCCTTCGGCAAGCTCAAGATGGATGAATTCAAGGGCGAGAACCTTCTGGAACTCTTTGATTCCCCCAAATGGGCCGGTCTTTCGGAAGCCTGCCTGGGCTGCGGCACCTGTACCTTTGTGTGCCCCACCTGCCAGTGCTACGATATCCGCGACTTCGATACCGGCCACGGCATCAAGCGCTTCCGCTGCTGGGACAGCTGCATGTATTCCGACTTCACCCGTATGGCCCACGGCAATCCCCGTCTGACCCAGCTGGAGCGGTTCCGCCAGCGCTTTATGCACAAGCTGGTCTACTTCCCCTCCAACAACGACGGCGAATACGGCTGCGTCGGCTGCGGCCGTTGTCTGGCCAAATGCCCCATCCACATGAACATTGTTAAAGTTATCAAGACATTGGGGGTTGAACAATAA
- a CDS encoding FAD/NAD(P)-binding protein — protein MQQETLIPKVGVVTDIRIDTPDVKTFRVVGLDGKKLFEHIPGQCAMVSIPGVGEAMFSITSSPTNEEFMEFSIKKCGCLTDWLHQMDVDQQVTVRGPYGNGFPVESALKGKDLLFIAGGIGLAPLRSVINYVRDKRENYGSIQIVYGSRSKDDLVDYQEIIDEWMQDDGVEVNLTIDREQEGWDGHVGFVPNYVKELNPDLNKTVLVCGPPIMIKFTLAGLKDLGFTEDQVYTTMELRMKCGVGKCGRCNIGNKYVCKDGPVFRFDQLDELPNEY, from the coding sequence ATGCAACAAGAGACTTTAATTCCCAAAGTTGGTGTCGTCACCGATATCCGGATCGACACCCCCGATGTGAAAACATTCCGGGTTGTGGGACTGGACGGCAAAAAGCTGTTTGAGCATATCCCCGGCCAATGCGCTATGGTTTCCATCCCCGGCGTTGGCGAAGCCATGTTTTCCATCACCTCCTCTCCCACCAACGAAGAATTCATGGAATTCAGTATCAAGAAGTGCGGCTGCCTCACCGATTGGCTCCATCAGATGGATGTGGACCAGCAGGTCACCGTCCGCGGCCCCTACGGCAACGGTTTCCCGGTGGAATCGGCCCTCAAGGGCAAGGATCTGCTGTTTATCGCCGGCGGTATCGGCCTGGCCCCCCTCCGCTCGGTCATCAACTACGTCCGGGACAAACGGGAGAATTACGGCAGCATCCAGATTGTGTACGGCTCCCGCTCCAAGGACGACCTGGTGGACTATCAGGAGATCATCGACGAGTGGATGCAGGACGACGGCGTGGAGGTCAATTTGACCATCGACCGCGAACAAGAGGGCTGGGACGGCCATGTGGGATTTGTCCCCAACTACGTCAAGGAGCTGAATCCCGACCTGAATAAGACCGTGCTGGTGTGCGGCCCCCCCATTATGATCAAGTTTACCTTGGCGGGACTCAAGGATCTGGGCTTCACCGAGGATCAGGTTTATACTACCATGGAGCTTCGTATGAAGTGCGGCGTGGGAAAATGCGGCCGTTGCAACATCGGCAATAAGTACGTCTGCAAGGACGGCCCGGTTTTCCGTTTCGACCAGCTTGACGAGCTTCCCAATGAATATTAA
- a CDS encoding 4Fe-4S dicluster domain-containing protein, whose protein sequence is MENMVHIFLMGKQYEVPSNLTIMGAIEYAGYQLIRGCGCRNGFCGACATIYRIKGDRELKACLACQTQVEDNMYIAMLPFFPIVKENYNINNVKPTEQIMMQLYPEIYSCIGCNACTKSCTQGLNVMQYIAYAQRGEYEKCAEESFDCVMCGVCSSRCPAGISHPQVALLARRLNGKYLAPKSEHLENRVKEIKDGSFRELLEALMQKPVEEMQELYNNREIEQ, encoded by the coding sequence ATGGAAAATATGGTTCACATTTTCCTCATGGGAAAACAATACGAAGTGCCCTCCAACCTGACCATCATGGGCGCCATTGAGTACGCTGGCTATCAGCTCATCCGCGGCTGCGGCTGCCGCAACGGTTTCTGCGGCGCCTGCGCCACCATCTACCGCATCAAGGGCGACCGGGAGCTGAAGGCTTGCCTCGCCTGCCAGACCCAGGTAGAGGACAACATGTACATTGCCATGCTGCCCTTCTTCCCCATTGTCAAGGAAAACTACAACATCAACAATGTGAAACCCACCGAGCAGATCATGATGCAGCTTTATCCGGAAATCTACAGCTGCATCGGCTGCAACGCCTGCACCAAGAGCTGTACCCAGGGCCTCAACGTCATGCAGTACATCGCCTACGCCCAGCGCGGTGAATACGAAAAGTGCGCTGAGGAGTCCTTCGACTGCGTCATGTGCGGCGTATGCTCCTCCCGCTGCCCGGCCGGCATCTCCCATCCCCAGGTAGCGCTGCTTGCCCGCCGTCTCAACGGCAAGTACCTGGCTCCCAAGTCGGAACATCTGGAGAATCGCGTCAAGGAGATCAAAGACGGCAGCTTCCGCGAGCTGCTGGAGGCCCTGATGCAGAAACCTGTGGAAGAAATGCAGGAACTCTACAACAACAGAGAAATTGAACAATAA
- a CDS encoding FAD-dependent oxidoreductase, giving the protein MYTNEMLESMKKVEAAREANAALEPRRMTAEEKDTLLATYHPDYKQGEFDVLKIGPNKGEKVPTELAALLQANSRVNPADIDLSNPDYDVDVLIIGGGGAGASAAIEADNGGASTMIVTKLRIGDANTMMAEGGIQAADKPNDSPAIHYLDAFGGGHFAAKPELLYKLVNEAPEAILWLNELGVEFDKDKDGTMITTHGGGTSRKRMHAAKDYSGAEIMRTLRDEVLNRNIPVVDFTAAIELILDDDGKAAGAVLMNMETKEILIARAKTVIIATGGAGRLHYQGFPTSNHYGATADGLVLGYRAGAKLLYADTLQYHPTGAAYPEQIFGALVTEKVRSLGAKLINVDGEAFMHPLETRDVSAASIIRECSDRQKGVHTADGVGVWLDTPMIELKNGEGTIEKRIPAMLRMFGKYGIDIRKEPILVYPTLHYQNGGLDITAEGMTNIENLYVAGEAVGGIHGRNRLMGNSLLDIIVFGRNAGRNASAKSKDVELGQLTLDHVEKFAKEMADAGIVTDMVSPKLLPRYTHKK; this is encoded by the coding sequence ATGTATACCAATGAAATGCTTGAGTCCATGAAAAAGGTGGAGGCCGCCAGAGAAGCCAATGCCGCTCTGGAGCCCAGAAGAATGACCGCCGAAGAAAAGGACACTCTCCTGGCCACCTACCATCCCGATTATAAACAGGGCGAATTCGACGTCCTGAAAATCGGTCCCAACAAGGGCGAGAAGGTGCCCACCGAGCTGGCCGCCCTTCTGCAAGCCAACAGCCGCGTGAATCCCGCCGACATCGATCTGTCAAACCCCGACTACGATGTGGACGTCCTCATCATCGGCGGCGGCGGCGCAGGCGCTTCGGCCGCCATCGAGGCCGATAACGGCGGTGCTTCTACCATGATCGTCACCAAGCTGCGCATCGGCGACGCCAACACCATGATGGCTGAGGGCGGCATCCAGGCCGCCGACAAGCCTAATGATTCCCCCGCCATCCATTACCTGGACGCTTTCGGCGGCGGCCATTTTGCCGCTAAGCCGGAACTGCTCTACAAACTGGTCAATGAAGCTCCGGAAGCCATCCTGTGGCTCAACGAGCTGGGTGTGGAGTTTGATAAGGACAAGGACGGCACCATGATTACCACCCACGGCGGCGGTACCTCCCGCAAGAGAATGCACGCTGCCAAGGACTATTCCGGCGCTGAGATCATGCGTACTCTCCGCGATGAAGTTCTCAACCGTAACATCCCGGTGGTGGATTTCACCGCCGCTATCGAGCTCATCCTGGACGACGACGGCAAAGCTGCCGGCGCTGTCCTGATGAACATGGAGACCAAGGAAATCCTTATCGCCCGGGCTAAGACGGTCATCATTGCCACCGGCGGTGCAGGACGTCTCCACTACCAGGGATTCCCCACCTCCAACCACTACGGCGCTACTGCTGACGGCCTGGTTCTGGGTTACCGTGCGGGTGCAAAGCTCCTGTACGCCGATACCCTTCAGTATCATCCTACAGGCGCCGCTTATCCGGAACAGATCTTCGGCGCTTTGGTCACTGAGAAGGTCCGCTCCCTGGGTGCCAAGCTCATCAATGTAGACGGCGAAGCCTTTATGCATCCCCTTGAGACCCGCGACGTATCTGCCGCTTCCATCATTCGGGAGTGTTCTGATCGTCAGAAGGGCGTCCACACTGCCGACGGCGTAGGCGTATGGCTGGACACCCCTATGATCGAGCTCAAAAACGGCGAAGGCACCATTGAAAAGCGCATCCCTGCTATGTTGCGTATGTTCGGCAAATACGGCATCGATATCCGCAAGGAACCCATCCTGGTCTATCCCACACTCCACTATCAGAACGGCGGTTTAGACATCACTGCCGAGGGTATGACCAATATTGAAAACCTGTATGTAGCCGGTGAAGCCGTCGGCGGGATCCACGGCCGTAACCGTCTCATGGGCAACTCTCTGCTGGATATCATCGTCTTTGGCCGCAACGCCGGCCGCAATGCCTCCGCTAAATCCAAAGACGTGGAACTTGGTCAGCTGACTCTGGATCATGTTGAGAAGTTTGCCAAGGAAATGGCCGATGCCGGTATCGTCACCGATATGGTCTCTCCCAAGCTGCTCCCTCGCTATACTCATAAGAAGTAA
- a CDS encoding Na+/H+ antiporter NhaC family protein, with protein sequence MKLDQKSKGNGWAFLPLLVFVFSYLIVGIVLESQGVDQAFYQFPTPVAAMLGIIVAFFLFKGSVSEKVDTFVKGCGDDNIIIMCLIYLLAGAFSTVAKAMGGVDATVNLGLSVLPPSVITAGLFVIAAFLGTSTGSAMGTVGALAPVAVGFADKAGIPLPLMLAAVVGGGMFGDNLSIVSDTTIAATRTQGVEMKDKFRLNLLIALPPAVITVILLLFFGSSSDAVALEGLTFNVVKVIPYLLVLVLALVGVNVLVVLTSGIVVAGIIGIVYGDLTPLSFSQNIFEGFGGMLEIFLLSMFIGGLTKMVSKAGGMDFLLRIFRKFVRGPKSAQLSIGALTLATDAATANNTVAILIDGPIAKQISQEYKLDPRKTASILDIFSCVMQGLIPYGAQILLAGSLSEGAVSPFSIVPFMWYPMLLLGFTVLSIFVPYADRILCKRPWNWEKGKAE encoded by the coding sequence ATGAAGCTGGATCAGAAGTCAAAGGGCAATGGTTGGGCATTTTTGCCTTTGCTGGTGTTTGTGTTTTCGTATTTGATTGTGGGAATTGTGCTGGAATCCCAGGGAGTGGATCAGGCATTTTATCAGTTCCCCACCCCTGTAGCCGCTATGTTGGGGATTATTGTGGCCTTCTTTTTGTTCAAGGGAAGCGTTTCGGAAAAGGTGGATACCTTTGTCAAGGGATGCGGGGACGATAACATCATTATAATGTGCCTGATTTACCTGTTGGCAGGGGCATTCTCCACTGTGGCCAAAGCCATGGGCGGCGTGGATGCCACCGTCAATTTAGGGCTTTCGGTACTGCCGCCATCGGTCATCACTGCTGGCCTCTTTGTGATTGCCGCTTTTTTAGGTACATCCACCGGCTCCGCTATGGGGACGGTAGGAGCTCTAGCTCCTGTGGCAGTGGGATTTGCCGACAAGGCAGGCATCCCGCTTCCCCTTATGCTGGCAGCCGTGGTAGGGGGAGGCATGTTTGGAGACAACCTGTCTATTGTATCCGATACTACCATCGCCGCCACCCGTACCCAAGGGGTGGAGATGAAGGATAAATTCCGTTTAAACCTCTTAATTGCTTTGCCGCCGGCCGTCATTACAGTGATCCTGTTGCTGTTTTTTGGATCGTCTTCCGATGCCGTCGCACTGGAGGGCCTCACCTTCAATGTTGTGAAGGTCATTCCCTATCTGCTTGTTTTAGTGCTGGCTCTGGTGGGTGTGAACGTTTTGGTGGTGCTGACGTCCGGCATCGTCGTAGCCGGCATTATCGGTATCGTCTATGGAGACCTGACTCCTTTATCTTTCTCCCAGAATATCTTTGAAGGCTTTGGCGGGATGCTGGAGATCTTTTTACTCTCCATGTTCATCGGCGGCCTGACCAAGATGGTGTCAAAGGCGGGGGGGATGGATTTCCTGCTGCGGATTTTCCGGAAGTTTGTGCGCGGACCTAAATCAGCACAGCTCAGCATCGGAGCCCTGACACTGGCTACAGATGCCGCAACTGCCAACAATACTGTGGCCATCCTTATCGACGGCCCGATTGCCAAACAGATCTCTCAGGAATACAAGTTGGATCCGCGCAAAACCGCCTCAATCCTAGATATTTTCTCCTGTGTCATGCAGGGCCTAATCCCTTATGGTGCACAAATCCTATTGGCTGGCAGCCTTAGTGAAGGGGCAGTCAGCCCCTTCTCCATCGTTCCCTTTATGTGGTACCCTATGTTGCTGTTGGGATTTACTGTTTTGTCGATCTTCGTCCCTTATGCCGACCGTATCCTGTGCAAACGTCCTTGGAATTGGGAAAAGGGAAAGGCGGAATAA
- a CDS encoding VOC family protein has product MKMRCTLLAVTDLEASKRFYCDLLGMEVTADFGANVTLSDCLALQTVGTWTQFIHKREQDIQFGNQACELYFEADDMEKFLERLDTIRDLSFVHPLKEHAWGQRVIRIYDPDRHIIEIGESMSKVARRFLESGMDIPQIAKRMDIQEEYVQMYLDQSPDIE; this is encoded by the coding sequence ATGAAAATGCGATGTACATTATTGGCGGTAACGGATCTTGAGGCATCCAAACGGTTTTATTGTGATCTGCTGGGGATGGAGGTCACAGCGGATTTTGGAGCCAATGTGACCCTTTCGGATTGTCTGGCCCTTCAGACGGTGGGCACTTGGACGCAATTTATCCACAAAAGGGAACAGGATATCCAGTTTGGAAACCAGGCCTGTGAACTCTACTTTGAGGCCGACGATATGGAGAAGTTTCTCGAACGTCTGGATACAATACGGGATCTCTCATTTGTGCATCCCCTGAAAGAACACGCTTGGGGACAAAGGGTGATACGTATTTATGATCCCGACCGGCATATCATTGAGATTGGGGAATCCATGTCCAAAGTGGCACGGCGTTTTCTGGAAAGCGGTATGGACATCCCGCAGATTGCAAAACGTATGGATATCCAGGAGGAATACGTCCAGATGTATTTAGACCAGAGTCCGGATATCGAATAG
- a CDS encoding CCA tRNA nucleotidyltransferase, whose translation MTISLPKGALYLIHKLEQKGEAYVVGGCVRDALRGVVPHDWDLCTSETPQQMLELFQDERVLKTGLKHGTVTVLLPDGAYEVTTYRVDGAYSDGRHPDHVTFTGCITEDLARRDFTINAMAYHPHRGLLDPFGGAQDLQDRQIRAVGDADKRFEEDSLRILRGLRFASTLRFTISPDCSASVHRNKELLNRVSKERIQVELSKMLLGDGVKEILLAYPDVLTQIIPSIEPMIGFEQRSAYHCFDVWEHTAHAVACAAKDPIVRWTMLFHDMGKPACFSEAEGVGHFYGHPAKSAAMAHDALRDLRMDHDTIRKVVQLVELHDLPLPQTERDVKRLLNRLGESQFYRLIEVRRADILAQTSSYRQERIAQADRALSRMQKVIEEGQCFSVGDLAVNGRDILAAGIPAGPEVGNMLHYLLELVMDQAVSNDRQCLLEEVQRKMRRIKR comes from the coding sequence ATGACCATTTCATTGCCGAAAGGCGCACTGTATCTTATCCATAAGCTGGAACAAAAGGGAGAGGCTTATGTAGTGGGAGGATGTGTACGGGATGCACTGCGGGGAGTGGTTCCTCATGATTGGGATTTGTGTACCTCAGAGACGCCCCAACAAATGCTGGAGCTGTTCCAAGATGAGAGGGTATTGAAGACCGGGCTCAAGCATGGGACAGTCACCGTCCTGCTCCCGGACGGGGCCTATGAAGTTACCACCTATCGTGTAGACGGAGCTTATTCCGACGGCCGTCACCCTGATCACGTCACATTTACAGGATGTATTACCGAAGACTTAGCCCGTCGGGATTTTACCATCAATGCCATGGCGTATCATCCCCATCGGGGGCTGTTGGACCCATTTGGAGGAGCTCAGGATTTACAGGATAGACAAATCCGAGCGGTAGGGGATGCCGACAAACGGTTTGAAGAGGATAGCCTACGCATCCTCCGCGGTCTCCGGTTTGCTTCGACGCTGAGGTTCACGATATCACCCGACTGTTCTGCCAGTGTTCATCGGAATAAGGAGTTATTAAACAGAGTTTCCAAGGAAAGAATTCAGGTGGAACTGAGCAAGATGCTTCTTGGGGACGGTGTGAAAGAAATCCTCCTGGCTTATCCCGATGTTCTGACTCAAATCATTCCATCCATTGAACCTATGATAGGATTTGAACAGCGCAGTGCATATCATTGCTTTGATGTGTGGGAACATACGGCTCATGCCGTTGCCTGTGCCGCAAAGGATCCTATTGTCCGTTGGACTATGTTGTTTCACGATATGGGGAAACCAGCGTGCTTCTCGGAGGCAGAAGGGGTGGGGCATTTTTACGGCCACCCAGCCAAAAGCGCCGCCATGGCTCATGATGCCCTTCGAGATCTCCGCATGGATCACGACACCATCCGGAAAGTAGTCCAGTTGGTAGAACTCCATGATCTTCCATTGCCTCAAACCGAAAGAGACGTCAAACGCTTACTCAATCGTTTGGGGGAAAGTCAGTTTTACCGTTTGATAGAGGTGCGACGGGCGGACATTTTAGCGCAAACATCGTCTTATCGTCAGGAGAGGATTGCGCAGGCTGATCGTGCATTAAGCCGGATGCAAAAGGTGATCGAGGAGGGGCAATGTTTTTCTGTTGGGGATCTGGCTGTAAATGGAAGAGATATTTTGGCTGCCGGCATCCCGGCAGGACCAGAGGTAGGGAATATGCTTCATTACCTGTTGGAATTGGTGATGGATCAGGCCGTAAGCAACGATCGTCAATGCCTGTTGGAAGAAGTCCAAAGGAAGATGAGGAGGATCAAACGATGA
- a CDS encoding glycoside hydrolase family 3 protein, translating to MKRRKRGSKPHRMILANAMLVLMCLLTACSSGDKGESSKTTASSEAAVQSEQGSSSGQVEYTLKGTVEDSTMSTLTVAAENGQSYVFQKEGIEIKTGQSGILIGNPVAVTYCGDLDEGKTQQDVRIITIEVEDAAVSSQEATSQSSSDPDKTIQNILDKMTLEEKVGQMFIARCPEKGAVQKVKEYHLGGYILFARDFEDNTKEQVKETIQSYQKQSDIPMLIGVDEEGGTVNRISRYPAFRAEPFSSPQELYKAGGFEAIEKDTVEKCTLLHELGVNLNFAPVCDVSKDPEDFIYNRSFGKDASQTAQYVTTVVDVMKKQKMGSVLKHFPGYGDNEDTHTGIAYDNRSYDDFVQSDFIPFEAGIDSGADVVLVSHNIVKSMDDQRPASLSPRVHEILREELGFSGVIVTDDLYMDGVRDFADDEQVAVMAVEAGNDLLCCTDFTVQIPAVVDAVKSGEIPEHRIDQSVIRILEMKRNWGLL from the coding sequence ATGAAGAGAAGAAAACGGGGATCCAAACCGCATAGAATGATTTTAGCAAACGCGATGCTTGTGCTCATGTGTCTTTTGACGGCCTGTTCCAGCGGCGACAAGGGGGAGAGTAGTAAAACTACAGCATCTTCGGAAGCTGCCGTACAGTCGGAGCAAGGTAGTTCGTCCGGGCAGGTGGAATACACTCTCAAAGGGACGGTGGAGGATTCCACCATGAGTACCTTAACAGTGGCCGCAGAGAACGGTCAAAGTTATGTGTTCCAAAAAGAGGGCATTGAGATTAAGACAGGACAAAGCGGGATTCTCATCGGGAACCCAGTTGCAGTGACCTATTGCGGGGATCTGGACGAAGGAAAGACCCAGCAGGACGTCCGGATCATCACTATCGAGGTAGAGGACGCTGCAGTTTCTTCACAGGAGGCCACTTCCCAATCGTCGTCTGATCCGGATAAAACCATCCAGAACATCCTGGATAAGATGACGTTAGAAGAAAAGGTAGGACAGATGTTTATTGCAAGATGTCCAGAGAAAGGCGCCGTACAGAAGGTAAAGGAGTATCATCTGGGCGGATATATTTTGTTTGCCCGGGACTTTGAGGATAACACAAAAGAACAAGTAAAAGAAACCATTCAAAGCTATCAGAAGCAGTCGGATATCCCCATGTTGATCGGCGTGGATGAAGAAGGTGGTACAGTCAACCGCATTAGCCGGTATCCGGCATTTCGGGCGGAGCCTTTTTCGTCGCCTCAGGAGCTTTATAAGGCAGGGGGATTTGAGGCCATTGAGAAAGACACGGTGGAAAAATGTACTTTGCTCCATGAACTTGGCGTTAATCTGAATTTTGCCCCTGTATGCGATGTGTCAAAGGATCCGGAAGATTTTATTTACAATAGATCCTTTGGCAAAGATGCGAGTCAGACGGCTCAATATGTAACAACCGTTGTGGACGTTATGAAGAAACAAAAGATGGGTTCCGTGCTCAAGCATTTTCCTGGCTATGGAGACAATGAGGATACCCATACCGGCATCGCCTATGACAATCGGTCTTACGACGACTTTGTCCAATCGGATTTTATTCCTTTTGAAGCCGGCATCGATTCAGGAGCCGATGTGGTATTGGTCTCCCACAACATTGTCAAAAGCATGGATGACCAGCGGCCTGCATCGCTTTCCCCGCGTGTACATGAGATTCTCCGGGAGGAATTGGGATTTTCCGGGGTTATTGTCACAGACGACCTGTACATGGACGGTGTGAGGGACTTTGCAGACGACGAGCAGGTGGCGGTAATGGCCGTGGAAGCAGGGAACGATTTGCTTTGCTGTACTGATTTTACAGTACAGATCCCGGCCGTCGTGGATGCTGTAAAATCAGGGGAAATCCCGGAACACCGCATCGATCAGTCGGTAATCCGGATTTTAGAGATGAAGCGAAATTGGGGATTGCTGTAA